GAGCCGCGGAACTCATCGTCGTCTCGTTGCGCCTGAAGGACTCTGTCGTACCAGGCGAGGAAGTCATCGGTGAGGGCAGCTTCCACGGGGTAGTCGATCACGAGGGTCGCGAGCGGAGCCGGATGCTCGGCCCCCGGGGCGGTGATCACCCTCTGGCTCGCAGGGCCGGCCGCCATTGCCGAGACGTCCTCCAGCATGGTCTGGCGCCGGGGCGAATCCATCCAGGCCCGCAGGTTCGCGATGGTGTCGAAGCGGAACAGGCCGGTCCATTCGCCACCCTCCTCAGATGGGGGAATGCTCCGTGCCTCGCGGCAGCCCGACGCGTTGGCAGCGTCTGCCACGAGTCCCTCCGCCCACCCTGCGAAGTCCTTCTCGCTGCCGGCTCGGACCGGGCGGCCGGCGATGAGTGTCACCTCGGACACAGCCGCGTCCGGTCCCGCGTCGCCTTGGGTCGTGCCGTCTGGCATAGAGGACATCGATGCACCGACCTCCTGGATCCGGGTGGCTCGCGTGGTCAACCAACTGTATGACGACGACGTTGTGATTCCGACGCCCCGGAGCCTCCCGCCGGTCGACGAACCGGCCCATGGCGGCGAGACAGTCGAACTGACGCTCGCGTGCCAAGAGGTCCACCTCGTTCGCGTCCACACCTGGAGGAGCCCGCAGGCGGTGATGTAGTTCGCGCCGCTCACGAACCCCTGAATCCCGAGGATCTTCTGACGACCACAACACCGCAACCGAGTTCTCGTCCAGCCGTCAGATTGCCAGACTTCTGACTACCAGCCGCCAGTCACTGCCGCCGCTTGCCCGCATGACTTGCGAAGCAGTTTCCTACTGCGACACCCCTCGCGAACAGCGGTGTCTGAGAGAGCGGGTGACGGGAATCGAACCCGCGATATCAGCTTGGGAATCCCCCGGGGTCAGACGGGCCCCTCCCGGCCCTCGCTGCGGTTCATCTCGGCCTGCACGTCGGCCTCGGTGATCGGCTTCGAGCCGTACGTGTTCCACGCCATGAAGGCCATTCCGATTCCCCACCCGAGGGTCACCCAGACCGGCCACGGATAGCCGGCGCCGGTGACGGCCCAGATGATCCAGAGGAACGCGTTGATGATGACGTAGGAGACTGCGACGGTCTTGAACGCCCGCTTGGCCTTGAGGCTCTCGAGGGCCTGGTCCCGCGATGTGATTGGTCCGCTCATGGATCCGACGGTATTCGAGTTCGGTTCGACTCACAACTAGTTCTGAGGTCGACCGGTTGCGCCGTCCACAAGACTCACAGCCGTGGCACCGACCCACTTGCCTTCCCAGCTCAACTCCCCGACCGAAACGGGCGTCTGGGCAGACTTGGCTACCAAGAGCTGAGATCCCGTTACTGGCCGGGATCTGATCGAGCGGGTGACGGGAATCGAACCCGCGTTATCAGCTTGGGAAGCTGATGGTGCGAAGCCGTCCTGTTCGGCCGGGAGGTCGTCGACCCTGTGGTGCCTGGTCTCTGGCCGGTGCCGCTGACGAATGTGCACTTCTGGTGTTACGGGGGACTGCGGGCCGATCGGAGCGGGCGCGTTGACGTCCGTGCGGCCAGCTGCGAGGGTCGCCCAGACCACGGAGGCACACATGACCACTTCCCGCACGATCGATGGACTGACCGTCTGCGTCACCGGCGCCTCTAGCGGCATCGGGCGCAGCATCGCAAGACACCTCGGGTCACTCGGCGCCCATGTGTTCCTGATGGGCCGAACCGCCGAGCCGATGGAGCAGACCGCGGAGGAGATCGCCGCCGCAGGCGGCCGGGCGGACGTGTCCGTGTTCGACGTCACCGACTCGGCGGCATTGCAGGAGTGGATCTCCGGCGCGGCCGATGCGACGGGTCGTCTGGACGTGATGGTGAACAACGCCGGGTTCGGTGACGTGGGTTCCACGATTGCCGATGGAGACGTCGAGATGTGGCGCTCGATGCTCGAGGTGAACGTGCTCGCCCTCGCCGTCGGCTGCCAGGCCGCGATCCGGACCATGCGCGACGGGGGAGGCGAGGGGAACATCATCAACATCTCCTCGGTGGCTGCGCTGCGCCGCGAGTCGGGCTTCTACGGCGCCACCAAGCACGCCGTGAACTGCATCAACTCGTCGCTGCGCCTCGAGCTCCAGGAGGAACCCATCCGGGTGACCTCGATCCTTCCCGGCGTGTTCGCCACGAACTTCACCCGCAACGTGGACCGCAGTCTTGTCGAGGGGATGGCCGCAATGGCCGGGGTCGAGGAGATCGAGTTCGACGACGAGGGCCGGGTCCCCGAGGACCAGATCGACGACCTCCAGAAGGGCATGAAGGCCATGGTCGGCAATGTCGAGTACATCGCGCAGGCCGTCGAGTACGTGATCTCCCAGCCGATCGAGCTCAACATCGAGGAGCTCGTGATCCGCCCGCAGAAGACCATGTTCTAGGGATGCGCATCGAGCCGACCCGTTCGATGGAGCCGATCCACGGCAACGTGGAGCAGGCTCCACGCTTCCCGCGGACCGCCCGTAACGCGATCAGGGCCAGCTGAGGGCCCTCGGAGGCCGCATCCCGCGCCAGTGTTGGGATCTGAGAGAGCGGGTGACGGGAATCGAACCCGCGTTATCAGCTTGGGAAGCTGAAGTTCTGCCATTGAACTACACCCGCGAGATCGCCAAAAATCCAGTGCTCCGTTGGATTGTGGGCGATTTGTGACCTATTGGAGTGTTCCCCGGAATACTAGGTGATTCTGGGGGTGTGCCTGCCGGGAGTCACGGCCGACGAAATTAGCAGACGGGCGTCAGGCCCCGGCATGGAACCCCTCGATGTGGGCGCAGGTGTGGGGCCACAAGCGCGTTCCCTATATCGCCGGTCCGCCTGCAAGCCGGTCCATCAGACCCAGTGCGGCTCCATTCTGGGCACACACACGCACCGGCTGACCCGTCCGTCTGTCCGTGTGACATGGGAATCCTCGTCTCGTCCTCACCCGTCTGCCGGGACAGCTACGGTGCTCGGCGTGATCCTGAGCGATGCCACCATCCGAACCGAGATCGGCGAAGGCCGAATCGTCGTCGACCCTTTCGACGACGCCATGGTGCAGCCCAGTTCGATCGACGTCCGCCTCGATCCGCGGTTCCTGGTGTTCCGCAACCACACCCGGGCGATCATCGACGTCAAGGAAGACCTCAGTGACCTCACCGAGCCGGTGGAGGCCAACGAGAAGGAGCCTTTCATCCTCCACCCGGGTGAATTCGTGCTCGGCGCCACCGCCGAGCGTTTCGCCCTGCCCGATGACATTGTCGGCCGCGTCGAGGGCAAGAGCTCGCTCGGTCGGTTGGGACTGCTGATCCACACGACAGCCGGGTTCGTCGACGCGGGCTTCGAGG
This portion of the Actinomycetes bacterium genome encodes:
- a CDS encoding 2TM domain-containing protein; the protein is MSGPITSRDQALESLKAKRAFKTVAVSYVIINAFLWIIWAVTGAGYPWPVWVTLGWGIGMAFMAWNTYGSKPITEADVQAEMNRSEGREGPV
- a CDS encoding SDR family oxidoreductase encodes the protein MTTSRTIDGLTVCVTGASSGIGRSIARHLGSLGAHVFLMGRTAEPMEQTAEEIAAAGGRADVSVFDVTDSAALQEWISGAADATGRLDVMVNNAGFGDVGSTIADGDVEMWRSMLEVNVLALAVGCQAAIRTMRDGGGEGNIINISSVAALRRESGFYGATKHAVNCINSSLRLELQEEPIRVTSILPGVFATNFTRNVDRSLVEGMAAMAGVEEIEFDDEGRVPEDQIDDLQKGMKAMVGNVEYIAQAVEYVISQPIELNIEELVIRPQKTMF
- a CDS encoding dCTP deaminase: MILSDATIRTEIGEGRIVVDPFDDAMVQPSSIDVRLDPRFLVFRNHTRAIIDVKEDLSDLTEPVEANEKEPFILHPGEFVLGATAERFALPDDIVGRVEGKSSLGRLGLLIHTTAGFVDAGFEGQLTLELSNVATLPITLYPGMKIGQLSFLRMDRPAEVPYGADSLGSKYRGQVGPTPSQYWKNFDQ